In the genome of Populus trichocarpa isolate Nisqually-1 chromosome 10, P.trichocarpa_v4.1, whole genome shotgun sequence, the window ataatattttttttcaaaaataatataaagaaaataaaggaaaacctaaaaacatatttaaaaaataaagataaaaaaataataataaatagaccaagtataaaatgataaaaattttaaatataaagatggaaaaaatttaagaaaaacttgttttctaaaaaaaaactttaaaaactataatttttttactttacaataaaaaaattagtaaaatttataattatattatttctgcATGGAAAcaccattttttgtttttagtacacgtataataataataataataatagtataatGTTGTTAAATCACAAGTgtagaattttaatatttatgaatttacagcggtaaagaaaaggaaagggaaaatcATGCAATTGGTCGGCTGCTCCTTTACACGTACGACGTTCTTCTTTTCAAGGACCTTTAAAAACTCTATTCATTATGCGAAGTTTCCCagtcttcctcttcttctccaaGTCTTGTAAAACTGAAGACGAATTccttaaatatctattttaaaccCGGATCTATTGTTTTAAAACCGGTGATATTAGAGTTCGACTCAGAAGAGAAACGATGTTTTTCAACGGCGATCCATCGACACGGAAGCGAGTGGATTTAGGAGGTCGGAGTTCGAAGGAAAGAGATAGGCAGAAGCTTCTTGAACAAACTAGATTGGAACGGAATCGTAGGTTGTGGGTGAAGCAACAGAATGCTGCTGCTCTCAAAATTCAAGTTAGCTTTTgctcctattattattatctttgttTCTCAATTGATTGTAATTTACGCGTGTTAATTTGTATTCTTTTTAGTTCATTAAATTCAATGCCATGTTTGTTCACGCGAATGCTATATGCTCTACACGTAACGGTGCTGTTTTAGGCATGGAATCTTGTTGATTTAGAAACTAGGGATGGAAGGATCACgagaattagggtttttgtCACTTCATTGCTTTAGTTGCTCAAAGTCAGTTACAATCTGTGTTTGATTGAAAATGGATTGTTTGATTTCTTTGTCCTGTTAGATGTTGTAGCGAGAAAGCTTTTGCAAGGTcaattttaatctaaataaagATCCCATGTGGTGGCTTTTTTAGTTGATATAAGTATTTGTTAGGACTTGTAATGCATTTGTTGCAAAGTGCTTACTAATTAGTAACTACAGAAATGGTTTAGAGGGAGAAAGGCAGTGGAGGCTGAACAGTCTACGGTTCGAGAGCAGTTCTTTGGAACCTATGGGAAGTATTGCCAAAATGTAGACAGGTAAAGCGGCAATGTCCTCATCTTAATGTTATTAATAGCAGTTGTGACAATTTATTGTGGAAGTCTGCGTGATACCCTTTTTGATTGAGATTCTAAATTCTTCCTCCAAATTGTCCTGTGTATCCAGGCATTGTTTCAGTCCAGATTCAGAGTTCCTCCGGCAGctgttatttttcttcaatgcaCAAAATAGTGATGATTTCACTATCCTTGTGGAGACTTGCCGATTGCTTCTGCAAAATGTTCGAGATAGTGGTATTTCCATAACTGTAAAACTTCTAAAATGGAAACCTTAcatgtatgtttatttatttattttctaaaaaacacaatgtcaaaccTTAcatgtatgtttatttatttattttctaaaaaacacaATGTCATCAACAAGGGAAGCTTGTCCAATCATAAGATATCCTCGTGTACAAATTCAAACTTGTTTGAGTTGTACTTTCTCTATGTAAGAATGTCTCTGGATTTGGCATTTGTTGCATTTCGATTCTTGACATGCTGATtatattttgctattttattttagccTTCAACATTTGTAGCGCTTTTGAATTTGACATTTAAATGACAATCTAAAGTGGCCGTGGcggaaaatttattaatttaatatttgctCCTGACAGTGGATGGCAAATATTAAATTCCAGAAAAAGGAGACAAGGACTATAATTTTGGGATGTTATGCTGCTTTAGGTTGTACCATACTTGTTCCAACCTTTACATTTTTCTGAGAAACTCTGATACACAGACTTGTGAGAAAGTGCTTTAATTCAAGCATTTTTTACACTCAGAGAGACTAGTATACAACCGAGCTATTTTCTGCCAGCCCTTTGTTTATTTGGGAAGGCACCTAGCCCCCTACCCACCCAACCCAACCCCACCCCTTTACTGAAGATTGCCAACGGGTTTGAGCCCCCTTTACAACTGAAGTTAAGTACAACagtaaaagaaataacaaaagcCATAAagccaatctttttttttgttaacgaGGTTTATTGTCATCTGCAGGGTGAAATCCTTCCCTTCATTGATGAACAGTGACAAACCATTCAGAAATCAGGATGTCACTGTTTAATAAAAGCCTTCTAGgagatttgtatttttcaacataataaaatcaaacaatgtcATTGTTTAGCAAATGCAGATCATTGGTTATGGAACTTTTTGTCTGGGTCAGGTGTGAAGATTGCCATCGATGTTCTTAGATGGGCCCACATAATTAATCAGAAGCATGTTCTAGGGTGGCCCTGTAACAAACTCTGTGCTGTTGTGGTAATAGTTAAGAAGCATGAACAATGAGCTATCAGCTATGGTGCCATAAGGCATCTCTTCTCTCCATAATGATGGGATTGAGGGTGAGTTTGAGGGTTCATCCCACTTGCATAAGTAATTATAGTGGCCCATTGATGAGAAATGGAAAAGGgaggaaaaaacataaagtgCAGTCTATTTGCAAATTGCTGGGTGTCTTTGTTTGTTCCTAATTTTGGACTCGATTGCTTTGTTTCATTTTACTAGGTTCACTAGTGCAAGTAATGCGTTATTGAAATTCCACTGCATTTCTCAGTTTCCCTCTCAATGTACTCCATTTGCAGCACAGCATTTTACCAGTTTGTATTAACAATCTGTCATTATTCAACAGGGGACATTGTGAGCCTATTTGCTGGTGTGGACTATTCAACCAAGCATGGTTTGGTGGACTATAGGGTCAAGCAACTTGCATTTACCTGTATTTGGGCTATCTATCAAAATAGGTTTGCTTTGTGAACACCTGTTTGAATATATCTGAAATCTGCTGAACTTTCAGCTCTACTGAATTTGGGTGCTAGTTGGATGCAATATTTTCCCTGTTATCGTGCTTGTGCTAAACTCTAAGTACATGAGAGGCGTCGTCTCTTGATTCTGTTTCCATGTGTAGTCATATCCTGGTCATGATTTTGACTATTATAGCTCTAGGCACTCTATTATGCAGACCCTAACAAAAGTTCTTTCctgtcttaaattttttaaccttACATCGATTGAATTCTGAATGTCACTATTAAATCTCCTTAGTCTGGAGGTAAAACTCCCAGCATGGACCCGATTTATACTTGCATAGGGTGTGCCAAGTTTCAATGGCtatgtatttgaatttttattggcgcaaatattattttaacatgttgGATTttactctctgtttttttattgcttttttgcTTCAATTGACCTTGCATGTCTATTATTACTTGTGACGTACATGCTTGCTGTTTTTAGGATTTATTTACATTTTGCTTAACTTTTGTGGTTTTGATGGACATGTGCTTATGATGTCTGATAGCCAGTACATTCTCTTAGAATTGTTCTTtgagacaatattttttaacattatccttaattttaacaaaaaaaatttaactaccTTGCTGATACATGATGCCTATTGGCATTTTGATTGTGGAGCAGAAAACAATTGAAGGATCAACTTGTGATGGTGCCCAGGGATTCAAGCCTAACAGCAACTCTCTTGCTGGAAGCTGTAGTTTTGCTGATCGATCCCAAACTTCCATGGGCTTGCAAGGTTGTTGGTTATCTCTTGCAAAGGAATGCATTCGCTCTATTTAGAGAAATTGTCCTAACAGGAAAGGTATGCATCTAATTATTACAAATGCTTTcttggtttttgattttgtgCTAGAAGGTATATTCTGCATAATGTGCCATTTCTTTCCATTAGCTTTCTACTAACTTCCATTATAAACTTACATTTCTGTTTTCTTACTAAAATTGTCTGCATGCAAACATGCACTACCAAATTCCATATCTGAAATTTTGTAACCTTAGAGTCATAATGTTGTAACTACCATAGTCTAAAAACTTGCCCAAATTAACATGATTTGAATAGCATGTATAATGGATACATATCTTTCAAAAGCATGCTACTATGAGGCAAAAGAAGTAAGACCATCGGTTCGTAAGGTAAAATAAACTTTGAATACCCCGAATCATCGTCTTGTTTCCTGTATTGGTAACATGGCTTATGGCTGCACTCTAAGGGCACTTTATTTTCAGCCATTCTTTTGCCAAGGAACCCAAAAAATCAGATGTTACCTtccattaattttctttttaatataactGCTGCAGAAGAATGAAAAAAGTTGCAGGAATTTGGCTCCACACACACAGCTAGAGAGGGTCTGAGATAAATCAACTGAAAAATGCGAATAGAGAATGCTGTGAAGTTTccaacttttcatttttttccttcttaacaTGATAACCATGTGTTTTTGGGCTTGTGATCTACCTTTATAAGAATTGatccttttaataaaaatagtgcagtaataaaaaaagactttatCATAGTTCAGGATGCTAGCAATTTGGCTGGGATTAAAAGCTGCTGAACCTGGACATGAACTTGTTAAGGCCTGTTTGTTTtcgcgtttcaaaagcgcttttgaaaaaaattgaaatttttttatttttttgtttcaaattaatatttttttggtgttttcagatcattttgatgcgctgatgtcaaaaatgatttttaaaaaataaaaaaatattatttgatacatttttgagcgaaaaacactttgaaaagcaaccactaccacactcaCAAACACCCCCTAACTGACAAATGCACATATTAGTTGTGGTGGTTATTATTTCTGATTTTGCTGTGCTGCTTAAAATCTGTCTGGTAATTACGCTCACCCTATTCTGAAGTAGTTACAGATTACTGCATGTGGTTTTCCTTAATAATGTGCAGGAGAATACGAAGAGTGACAATTCCATTAGAAATGCATCTCCATTGGAGCGTATTCTTGCCCTTTTGATATCTCACATTGGTCAGCATCCGTGTATTTGCCCCAACATTAATCCGCAATGGAGTTTCTCTTCTCAGATGCTGACAATCCCTTTATTATGGAGACTTTTTCCTAGTTTAAAAGaggtattttgttttaatgtttcttCTGGTGGAATTAATTGCCTtcgttttttgttaaaattctaTGCAATATAGACAACTGTGGCATTACttgtcatggaaaaaaaatgcagcagactgtttcttttattttattgatcttGTTGAATGGGATATGCAATTTTTTCCTACTTGTTTTCTTCTGAGCTGAGCTGAAAATCATGTAATTGTTGTTTGGACTGCTTATTGTTTCTTAGGATTGTTGCATAAGTGACTTTTTCCTTCCAGGTTTTTGCAACTCGGGGGCTGAGCCAACATTACATTCATCAGATGGCACAATGTGTGCGGAATGCCTATGTCCTGCCCAATGATGTTTCTGTGGAATGTCCTGGTTATGCCTGTCTCCTAGGAAATACGGTAGAAACTGCAGGAGCTGCTTTGTCTCATGCTGACTGTTCCTTTGAGATGGTAAGGAATTCATGATAAATCATAGTAGATAATTGTGTTATTgtataaacacacacaaaaagaatACAATACATCTGTAtggattaatatattatttgttgatatatAACTTCTTTTCCCTCTTTGCAAGATGCAAAACTACTAGCTGCTTTCAAAATGTAAACTATAGGTTGTATGTTTAAGGATCGTGATAGTCAGGcaaaagattttgaaacattatggGAAAAGGAGGCTGGTTACCTACCAAAATTATATGAATCTAAGACTTCTGAAGAAAGATATTGATGGATTACCATTGTGTGAGGAGTCTTTCATGCTTGACCTTAAGAACCTATGACTTGCTGTTTTGACAGCATTGATATGACTTGAAATACAAAACCAGACCATACTGACACATTATTAGCTTGATTTTGTGCTTAAACGCTTAATTTTATCCAAGTGGATCACCACGCTGCCTGAGACCTCACCCGTTGTGGTTTTGATTCAGCTGTTAAGCAATCCATAAATTTTCCTCAAGTAAGATTTAAAATTCGTTTTTTGACAACTGCACATGAATACTCTCTAAATCTTTTCTCTGCTGTTTCATGTATGTTTAATGTCTGGTTTGCAGATTTCTATCATTTGTAacctatgtttttttcttttcaccatTGAAGATTTGTGAACTTTTTCCTTTTGCTTCCTTTACAAATTCTGGAAATGATATATGGTGATGACCACTTTAACTTATTTTAGTTTTGGGGAAGTTAAAGTATTGCTAATTATGAAAATCTgtaactttcttttcttgactGACAGTTTAGATCTTTCTCATCATTTCCCCTTAGGATTAAAAGAGAATAATTGTTGTTATCTTTCTTATCCAACTTGCCAAATGTGTTACAGCTGGGAAATTTTGATTCAACTTTTGTGGATTCTGaaactaattttctttcttgtttatttcAATTAGGCTATGGACCTTGCTGCTGTTACAACATTCTTGTTGGAGGCACTTCCTCCTATAAAATCGTCAAGTCCGGAAATTAGACAAAGTATGCACTCTTCAtgatatatcaaatttatttctttccttGATAAGTGCCTGCTGTGGATTTTCTCTATCTGGAAATTCTTACTTATACCATAACCCTTTGCATAATCTTCCATTCGTTCATTAACCTTGTGGAAGCTGAATTACTGTCTTTTGATCTGAGTGTATACATGTAATTGGTAAACTTCAGGTTCCACTATGGATGAGGATGATATGGCTTTGCCTGATGAAATGGAAATAGTTTTAAACAAGGATTTGGAACAACAGATAGCCCATGCTATGCATTCCCGCTTTCTCTTGCAATTGGTATGTAACATGCTTTTTTTGTATCAGCTTGACATTAAATTGGCCTATCTATAATAGTGAAAGCAATCTTGAccttttagaattaaaaaaactaagcaacTTTTTTGACTTTGTTTTCAAGCAGACAAGTGTTTTATTTCGGGAGGTTTCAATGGTCAGTGGTTCAAACCATGGACTGGATGACAAAGAGGTTGCAGCTATTGGTGCTGTTTGTGCCTTTTTGCATGTTGCTTTCAACACCTTGCCAGTCGACCGAATGATGACTGTATTGGCATTTAGAACTGAACTTGTTCGAGTGCTTTGGAATTTTATGAAGCAGTGTCATGAGAATAAGAAGTGGCCATCCTTGCCTGAGCAGTTGTCATATCTGCCAGGAGATGTACCTGGCTGGCTGTTACCTCTGGCTGTTTTTTGTCCTGTATACAAGTCagcttctctctctccctttgGTGGTTTCATTTCCTTCTTGTGCTGACATGttattctgtttttttccatttggTTTTATATATCCCTTTTATATTCTAGATT includes:
- the LOC7468121 gene encoding E3 ubiquitin-protein ligase UPL6 isoform X2; the protein is MFFNGDPSTRKRVDLGGRSSKERDRQKLLEQTRLERNRRLWVKQQNAAALKIQKWFRGRKAVEAEQSTVREQFFGTYGKYCQNVDRHCFSPDSEFLRQLLFFFNAQNSDDFTILVETCRLLLQNVRDSGDIVSLFAGVDYSTKHGLVDYRVKQLAFTCIWAIYQNRKQLKDQLVMVPRDSSLTATLLLEAVVLLIDPKLPWACKVVGYLLQRNAFALFREIVLTGKENTKSDNSIRNASPLERILALLISHIGQHPCICPNINPQWSFSSQMLTIPLLWRLFPSLKEVFATRGLSQHYIHQMAQCVRNAYVLPNDVSVECPGYACLLGNTVETAGAALSHADCSFEMAMDLAAVTTFLLEALPPIKSSSPEIRQSSTMDEDDMALPDEMEIVLNKDLEQQIAHAMHSRFLLQLTSVLFREVSMVSGSNHGLDDKEVAAIGAVCAFLHVAFNTLPVDRMMTVLAFRTELVRVLWNFMKQCHENKKWPSLPEQLSYLPGDVPGWLLPLAVFCPVYKYMLMLVGNEEFYEQEKPLSLKDVRCLIVILRQALWQLLWVNPTAHSNSVKLVKNTSAYNGNPVESIKQRVSLVASELLSQLQDWNNRRQFAPPSDFHADGVDDSFISQAIIDGTKANDIMNRAPFLVPFTSRVKIFNSQLLAIRQRQGSHGVFTRNRFRIRRDHILEDAYNQMSALSEEDLRGLIRVSFINEFGVEEAGIDGGGIFKDFMENITRAAFDVQYGLFKETSDHLLYPNPGSGMTHEQHLQFFHFLGTLLAKAMFEGILVDIPFATFFLSKLKQKYNYLNDLPSLDPELYRHLIFLKALKYIFPSFSSFWCWNGTFN